CGGCTTCGGCTTCGGACTGATAGGCTTCCTCCAGCGCCTTGGCTTGTTGCACCTTTTCGGCCGCTTCGGAGAGGCGGCTTGCCGCGGCTTCCTTGACTTGCCGGTCGGCGTTGGAGTTGGCGACAGATACGCGGGCGGTGTTCTCGCCGTTTACCGCTTCGGCATCGGCGGCGGCGACCCGAATGCGCTTTTCGCGGTTGGCTTCGGCCGCGCCGATGGCGCCGTTACGCTCTTTCTCCGCGACCTTGATCTTCGCTTCGTTGATCGCTTCAGCCGCTGCTTCCTTGCCCAGCGCTTCGATGTAACCCGACTCGTCGGTGATGTCCTTGATGTTCACGTTGATCAGCCGCAGGCCGACTTTGCGCAACTCGCCTTCCACGTTCAGGCTGACGTTGGCCAGAAACTTGTCGCGGTCGGCGTTGATTTCCTCGATGTCCATCGTGGCGATCGTCAGGCGCAACTGGCCGAAAATAATATCTTCGGCGACCTGACGGATGGCGTTGTGGGGCAAACCGAGCAGGCGCTCGGCAGCGTTCTGCATCGTGCCTTCGTCCGTCGAGATACCAACGGTGAACACCGAAGGTACGTTGATGCGGATGTTCTGCTTGGAAAGCGCGGAACGAAGGTCGATGTCGATGGCGATCGGTGTCAGATCGAGGTAAGCGTAGTCCTGCAAAAGCGGCCACACGAAGGCTGCGCCTCCGTGTATGCAATTGGACGTGCGGGCCAGGCCTGTGGTGGAATCCGTGCCGGTTTTACCGTAGAT
This genomic window from Candidatus Lernaella stagnicola contains:
- a CDS encoding SPFH domain-containing protein, coding for MIFVTILAFAFFGIFLAAIRRYKRCPSDKVLVIYGKTGTDSTTGLARTSNCIHGGAAFVWPLLQDYAYLDLTPIAIDIDLRSALSKQNIRINVPSVFTVGISTDEGTMQNAAERLLGLPHNAIRQVAEDIIFGQLRLTIATMDIEEINADRDKFLANVSLNVEGELRKVGLRLINVNIKDITDESGYIEALGKEAAAEAINEAKIKVAEKERNGAIGAAEANREKRIRVAAADAEAVNGENTARVSVANSNADRQVKEAAASRLSEAAEKVQQAKALEEAYQSEAEAEKQRAERDRATQYADTVVLAEIDKEQIRIAAEAEADKLRLEAKGRGDALYNEMEGRARGMFQTLAKQAEGLMEYVRAAGGDPDKAVMLMIAQQMPEIARIQVEAIKNLHIDNVTVWDNMSGPDGSPKTAQFLSGMISSLPQFHDLFKMVGLNLPEYFGKRQEEEPPVTDE